Sequence from the Ruminococcaceae bacterium KH2T8 genome:
TACGGATGGAACCGAACGGAGACGACCGCCGATATGGCAAAGATGCAGGGCATAATAGATGATAAGCTCACGGACGAGAACCTCGGTGAGTGCGACATTGTTATCATCAGCCTTTATCCCGAGGCTACCATCAACTGGATGGAAGACCATAAGGATAAGTTTAATAAGAACGGTGTAGTCATCGATGCATGCGGAACGAAGAGATGGGTCTGCCGTGAGGGTTTCAGGATCGCTCACGAGAACGGATTTGAGTTCGTAGGCTGTCACCCTATGGCGGGAACAAAGTTCTCCGGTATGGGACACGCGAGAGCAAATATGTATCACGGTGCACCCATGGTAGTCTGCCCCGACAGGTTCGACGACATGAATCTCTTAGATCGCGTTAAGGCTCTCCTTGCTCCCTGTGAGTTCGGAACATTCTGCCTCGCGCACCCTGACGAGCATGACCGCATGATCGCATTTACTTCGCAGATGGCGCATCTCGTATCGAATGCCTACATCAAGAGCCCCAATGCATTGAACCACAAAGGATTCTCTGCGGGATCTTATAAGGACATGACACGTGTTGCATGGCTTAACCCCGAGATGTGGACACAGCTCTTCCTTGAAAATAAGGATAACCTCATCTTCGAGATCGATTACCTTATCGAGGAGCTCAAGAAGTATAAGGTCGCCATGGAAAATGACGATCACGAAGAGCTAGTAAGACTTCTTCAGGAAGGTAAGGAGCGAAAGGAACAGGTAGACGGAAAGTGAAAGGTATATTTGTCGGCACCAAGCCATCTTATAAAGTAATAATCGGATCGCGTGCATTGACCCAGGTCGGAAGCCTCATCACCAGGACCGCTCCCGATGTACAGAAGGTCCTTATCGTTTCCGACAGCAACGTGGCACCTCTTTATCTCGAGACGGTAAAGAAGGGAATAGAGATCGCTAAGATGGAAGTCTGCGAGTATGTTATCGAAGCAGGCGAGAAGTCCAAGAACATCGACTCCATAGCAGGTATGTGGGGAGTCATGGCGGAGAATAAGTTCACGAGAACTGACGCCGTAGTTGCATTAGGCGGCGGTGTTGTTACCGATATGGGAGGCTTTGCAGCAGCAACTTTCCTTCGCGGCATCAAGGTATTCCAGGTGCCCACTTCGCTTCTTGCGATGGTGGATGCAGCGATCGGAGGAAAGACCGGTATCGACCTCAAGGAGGGAAAGAACCTCGCCGGGGCTTTTTGGCAGCCTTCGATGGTCATCGAAGATACGGACTGCCTTAAGACTCTTCCCGATGAGCTCTTTACCGAAGGATTCGGCGAGATAATAAAGCATGCATTCATAATGGATCCCGAACTCTACGACCTGCTTCGCGAGATCGCGGATGAGGGTAAGGTCGATAAGATAAGAGAAGACGATGCTCTCCTTGAAAAGATCGTATCCATGAACGTATCGGATAAGGTAAGCGTCATTACGGAAGATACACTCGATAACGGTCTTCGCCAGACGCTTAACTACGGTCACACGGTAGGTCATGTCATCGAGCGTAACAGCAACTTCTCGTTAGCTCACGGTGTATGTGTCGCAAAGGGAATGGGAATAATGATCGACGCGTGTGAAGCAGCAGGTACGTTGCCTTCTGAGGAAGCCCGGAAGATGAGAGATCTTATCACGGCTTATGGTCTTCCCCTGGCGGATGACATCACTCCCGAAGAGGCGGCAGACGGTGCACTTAATGATAAGAAAAAAAGAGGCGATACGATCTCAGTCATTCTCGTAAATAAGATCGGTCAGGCAGAGATAAAGAAGATGACGGCAGACGAGTTCCTGGCGTTCCTTCAGAAAGGCAAGAGAGCATGATCATCTCCGGCAAGGGAAGACGACTTGATTTCACCATAGATGCGCCGCCTTCTAAGTCGGTCTACCATAGAGAGCTCATCTGCAGATTTCTTTCGGGTGATACGGATTGTCTCAAAGAAGATATCAGTGACAATAATGATATAAAGGCGACGAAGTCGTGCCTCAGGTCCATGCATGAAGCTCGCGGCAACTCGACCGCCGAAGCTGTTCTTCATCCGGGCGAGAGCGGATCTACGATCAGATTTCTGATCCCCGTGGCCGCTGCATATCTCCTGGGAGAGAATAAGTGCTCGGAGAAGATCATATTCAGGACTGAGGGAAGGCTCTTCGACAGACCTTTCGGTGAGCTTGCCGATGCCATGAGGCCACACGGCATTTCAATCGATAAGGAAGAGGCGACAAGGAGCATCATCGTCAGCGGAACGATGACTCCCGGAAAGTATGTGATCGACGGCTCCGTCAGCAGCCAATATATCTCCGGACTTCTTATGGCACTCCCGCTCTTTGGTGAGCAGAGCACCATCGAAGTAACGGGACAGATGAAGTCGATCCACTATATCGAGCTCACGCTCGATGCTCTTTCCAAGTATTCGACTCCGGCTAAGCAGGAAGGTAATACTTTCGTGCCTTCATTCGGAGGCTACAAGGGGGATATCTCCGGAGACTTTAAGGTAGAAGGAGACTGGAGCAACGGTGCGTTCCTTATGTGTTTGGCACTGTGGTCGAATATAAAGGTTACGGGTCTTAACGAG
This genomic interval carries:
- a CDS encoding prephenate dehydrogenase, with translation MIVGIVGLGLIGASFAKAYKENEEGHTVYGWNRTETTADMAKMQGIIDDKLTDENLGECDIVIISLYPEATINWMEDHKDKFNKNGVVIDACGTKRWVCREGFRIAHENGFEFVGCHPMAGTKFSGMGHARANMYHGAPMVVCPDRFDDMNLLDRVKALLAPCEFGTFCLAHPDEHDRMIAFTSQMAHLVSNAYIKSPNALNHKGFSAGSYKDMTRVAWLNPEMWTQLFLENKDNLIFEIDYLIEELKKYKVAMENDDHEELVRLLQEGKERKEQVDGK
- a CDS encoding 3-phosphoshikimate 1-carboxyvinyltransferase; this translates as MIISGKGRRLDFTIDAPPSKSVYHRELICRFLSGDTDCLKEDISDNNDIKATKSCLRSMHEARGNSTAEAVLHPGESGSTIRFLIPVAAAYLLGENKCSEKIIFRTEGRLFDRPFGELADAMRPHGISIDKEEATRSIIVSGTMTPGKYVIDGSVSSQYISGLLMALPLFGEQSTIEVTGQMKSIHYIELTLDALSKYSTPAKQEGNTFVPSFGGYKGDISGDFKVEGDWSNGAFLMCLALWSNIKVTGLNEDSRQGDKAIVDFIRYAEKIPSDYPSTWDCSDTPDIAPYMAVVSAFYFGKMILTGIGRLRIKESDRVKAVREQLAAIGVKTEETEDTLTIYEYDAPAEGHAEPVKLSSYNDHRMAMCAILIAVILKIEIEIDDIKCLDKSFPEFQEIIRRELMP
- a CDS encoding 3-dehydroquinate synthase yields the protein MKGIFVGTKPSYKVIIGSRALTQVGSLITRTAPDVQKVLIVSDSNVAPLYLETVKKGIEIAKMEVCEYVIEAGEKSKNIDSIAGMWGVMAENKFTRTDAVVALGGGVVTDMGGFAAATFLRGIKVFQVPTSLLAMVDAAIGGKTGIDLKEGKNLAGAFWQPSMVIEDTDCLKTLPDELFTEGFGEIIKHAFIMDPELYDLLREIADEGKVDKIREDDALLEKIVSMNVSDKVSVITEDTLDNGLRQTLNYGHTVGHVIERNSNFSLAHGVCVAKGMGIMIDACEAAGTLPSEEARKMRDLITAYGLPLADDITPEEAADGALNDKKKRGDTISVILVNKIGQAEIKKMTADEFLAFLQKGKRA